GTTGCAGCGGCCGTTACCGGTCGCAAGGAGCTTGAGGCCGCAGGCGACATCGCGCTCAACGATGCAGACGCTTTTGCCAGCGCGTGCGGCCGTAATGGCGGCGGCGAGGCCTGAAGCCCCGCCGCCGATTACCAAGACGTCATAGAGGGCGCTCGTGCTCACTTAGGCCTCGTCGGTCTCGTGCGGGGTAATAGCCTCGACGGCAGAGACTGCCTTGGGCAACATGCCATCGGGCAGCGCGGTCTCGACCTCGCCCTTATCGCAGGCCTCGGCGAGTGCCGGATTAATGGGAAGCTGGCCCAAGATGTCGAGGTTATAGCGCTCTGCGACCTCGGGGAGCTTGCTCTTGCCAAAGACCTCGATCTTCTTGCCGCAGTCGGGGCACTCAATATAGCTCATGTTCTCGACAATGCCCAGAATGGGGACGTTCATCTTCTCGGCCATGTTGACCGCCTTGGCGACGATCATCGAGACCAGATCCTGCGGGCTCGTGACGATGACGATGCCGTCGACCGGCAGCGACTGGAAGACGGTGAGCGCGACGTCGCCTGTTCCCGGAGGCATGTCGACCAGTAGGTAGTCGATGGGGCCCCACGAGGTCTCGCTCCAGAACTGCCTAATGGCGCCTGCGATGACCGGACCGCGCCAAAGGACGGGGTCGGTCTCGTTTTGGAGCAGCAGGTTGGAGC
The DNA window shown above is from Collinsella aerofaciens and carries:
- a CDS encoding Mrp/NBP35 family ATP-binding protein, with amino-acid sequence MGCEHAQAAGGQTSPSQFEENTLSEVKRVIAVLSGKGGVGKSFVTGAIATELARHGHKVGVLDADITGPSIPKMFGMSGRHVHALGNLMLPEISEHGVKVMSSNLLLQNETDPVLWRGPVIAGAIRQFWSETSWGPIDYLLVDMPPGTGDVALTVFQSLPVDGIVIVTSPQDLVSMIVAKAVNMAEKMNVPILGIVENMSYIECPDCGKKIEVFGKSKLPEVAERYNLDILGQLPINPALAEACDKGEVETALPDGMLPKAVSAVEAITPHETDEA